A section of the Humulus lupulus chromosome 2, drHumLupu1.1, whole genome shotgun sequence genome encodes:
- the LOC133817854 gene encoding protein COBRA-like: protein MNWTWKETSCSIFIVIMVFSTMFVLTEAYDALDPNGNVTVKWDIMSWTPDGYVAVVTITNFQAFRHFESPGWSLGWTWAKKEIIWSIMGSQTTEQGDCSKFKGNIPHCCKKSLTIVDLLPGTPYNQQIANCCKGGVLSSWMQDPANAVASFQLSVGSAGTSRKTVTLPKNFTLKAPGTAYTCGPAKIVEPTKFLSADRRRVTLALRTWIVTCTYS from the exons ATGAATTGGACATGGAAAGAAACAAGTTGCAGTATTTTCATCGTCATCATGGTTTTTTCAACCATGTTCGTTTTGACAG AGGCTTATGATGCACTTGACCCAAATGGAAATGTTACAGTCAAATGGGACATAATGAGCTGGACTCCTGATGGCTATGTT GCTGTTGTGACGATTACTAACTTCCAGGCATTTCGTCATTTCGAATCACCAGGGTGGTCATTGGGATGGACCTGGGCAAAAAAGGAGATAATATGGAGCATAATGGGAAGCCAAACCACAGAGCAAGGAGATTGTTCAAAGTTTAAAGGGAACATTCCACATTGCTGCAAGAAAAGCCTTACAATCGTTGATTTATTGCCTGGGACTCCTTACAATCAGCAGATTGCAAATTGCTGTAAAGGGGGAGTACTCAGTTCATGGATGCAAGATCCTGCCAATGCTGTAGCCTCGTTCCAGCTAAGCGTCGGCTCAGCAGGAACAAGTAGGAAAACTGTCACTTTGCCTAAGAACTTCACTCTGAAAGCACCAGGGACTGCTTATACTTGTGGACCAGCAAAAATCGTTGAACCAACAAAATTCCTCTCTGCAGACAGAAGGAGAGTCACTCTAGCTTTAA GAACATGGATTGTTACATGTACGTATTCATAA